A genomic segment from Gossypium hirsutum isolate 1008001.06 chromosome D04, Gossypium_hirsutum_v2.1, whole genome shotgun sequence encodes:
- the LOC107898792 gene encoding probable polyamine transporter At3g19553 has product MGGEEGASTSSIKTNPKLTLLPLIALIFYEVSGGPFGIEDSVRAGGGPLLSLLGFMVFPLFWSIPEALITAELATSFPENGGYVIWISSAFGPFWGFQEGFWKWFSGVMDNALYPVLFLDYLKHSFPIFNTMIARIPALLGITISLTYLNYRGLHIVGVSAVSLAGFSLLPFLVMGVISIPRIKPKQWLVVDFNKVDWRGYFNSMFWNLNYWDKASTLAGEVENPSKTFPKALLGAVVLVVCSYLIPLLAGTGTLNSPSSEWTDGYFSEVGMLIGGLWLKWWIQAAAAMSNLGLFEAEMSADAFQLLGMSEMGMLPAIFASRSKYGTPTFSILCSATGVIFLSWMSFQEILEFLNFLYSIGMLLEFAAFIKLRIKKPDLHRPYRVPLETFGVTMLCLPPALLLVLVMCLASATTFIVSGIVIIIGILMYPVLVHAKDRKWTQFDDIEQLVVPLDNLDTPRPKQEVSDEASVSLLPDLTSPGINQEVSETSPDATQK; this is encoded by the exons ATGGGTGGGGAAGAGGGTGCAAGCACCAGCTCTATCAAAACCAATCCAAAACTAACACTATTGCCACTCATAGCTTTGATATTCTATGAGGTATCTGGTGGTCCTTTTGGTATAGAAGATTCAGTAAGGGCAGGGGGTGGCCCTCTTTTGTCTTTGCTTGGTTTCATGGTTTTCCCCTTGTTTTGGAGCATCCCAGAGGCTCTAATCACAGCTGAGCTTGCTACAAGTTTCCCTGAAAATGGTGGATATGTTATTTGGATATCTTCAGCTTTTGGTCCTTTTTGGGGTTTCCAAGAAGGTTTTTGGAAATGGTTTAGTGGTGTAATGGACAATGCTTTATACCCTGTTTTGTTCCTCGATTACTTGAAACATTCATTTCCCATATTTAACACCATGATTGCTAGGATTCCAGCTTTATTAGGGATCACAATTTCATTAACATATTTGAACTATAGAGGGCTACACATTGTGGGAGTTTCAGCTGTTTCACTTGCTGGTTTCTCACTTTTGCCTTTCCTTGTAATGGGGGTGATTTCAATACCTAGGATAAAGCCTAAACAATGGCTTGTTGTGGATTTTAACAAGGTGGATTGGAGGGGTTACTTTAATAGTATGTTTTGGAATCTGAATTATTGGGATAAGGCAAGTACTCTTGCGGGGGAGGTTGAAAATCCGAGTAAGACGTTCCCGAAAGCGCTTCTCGGGGCGGTGGTTTTGGTGGTTTGTTCGTACTTGATTCCGCTTTTGGCCGGGACAGGGACTTTGAATTCTCCTTCTAGTGAATGGACTGATGGGTATTTTTCTGAAGTTGGGATGTTAATAGGAGGGCTTTGGCTGAAATGGTGGATTCAAGCAGCTGCTGCAATGTCTAATTTGGGGTTGTTTGAAGCTGAAATGAGTGCAGATGCTTTTCAACTGCTAGGAATGAGTGAGATGGGAATGCTCCCAGCCATCTTTGCTTCAAG GTCAAAGTATGGGACACCAACATTCAGCATATTGTGCTCAGCCACTGGAGTTATTTTCTTGTCATGGATGAGTTTCCAGGAAATTCTGGAATTCCTGAATTTCCTTTACTCAATTGGAATGCTTCTCGAATTTGCTGCTTTCATAAAACTGAGAATCAAAAAGCCAGATCTACATAGACCTTACAGGGTCCCTTTGGAAACATTTGGTGTAACAATGCTTTGCTTGCCACCTGCATTGTTACTTGTTCTTGTCATGTGCCTAGCTTCTGCAACAACATTCATTGTAAGTGGTATAGTTATTATCATTGGGATCTTAATGTACCCTGTTTTAGTTCATGCAAAGGATAGGAAATGGACCCAGTTTGATGATATAGAACAACTGGTGGTGCCTTTAGATAATCTGGACACACCCCGACCGAAACAAGAAGTTTCGGATGAGGCCTCGGTTAGTCTTCTTCCAGATTTAACATCACCGGGGATTAACCAAGAAGTCTCAGAAACTTCACCTGATGCAACTCAAAAGTAG
- the LOC107898791 gene encoding uncharacterized protein: MEKKQGFFSSLKEDVIRGLSPSRSRSNSLARTGSPMSGLLRRKKTSNQYYAGGGGYVAQPEPLIARSGSLRPVGEALAPLMEGPDPDGVEIGDSKRVGSGIGQWVKGQLSRNPSVTASYKRSDLRLLLGVMAAPLAPVHVNCNDPLPHLSIKDTPIETSSAQYILQQYTAASGGQKLQNSIRNAYATGKLKMVACEYETATRTVKNRNGSKGAESGGFVLWQMNPDMWYVELAVGGSKVRAGCNGKLVWRHTPWLGSHTAKGPVRPLRRALQGLDPRTTAGMFADARCIGEKNVNGEDCFILKLCTEPQTLKARSEGPAEIIRHVLFGYFSQKTGLLVHIEDSHLTRIQSNGGDAVYWETTIDSYLDDYRPVEGIMIAHSGRSVVTLFRFGEVAMSHTKTKMEEAWTIEEVAFNVPGISVDCFIPPGDLKSGSIGETCELPQDEKGKTAIVLAAQRAKLAAAGNTIWKMEV, encoded by the exons ATGGAGAAAAAGCAAGGTTTTTTCTCATCTCTCAAAGAAGACGTGATTCGCGGGCTTTCACCTTCCCGTTCCCGGTCCAACAGTCTGGCGAGAACCGGTTCACCCATGTCCGGTCTCTTGCGGAGAAAGAAAACCAGTAACCAGTACTACGCAGGTGGCGGCGGTTACGTGGCGCAACCGGAGCCATTGATCGCGAGATCCGGGAGCTTAAGGCCAGTCGGGGAAGCTTTGGCTCCACTCATGGAAGGTCCTGATCCCGACGGAGTCGAAATCGGGGACTCGAAACGAGTCGGGTCGGGTATAGGACAATGGGTTAAGGGGCAGTTATCGAGGAACCCTTCCGTTACTGCTTCGTATAAGAGGTCTGATCTGAGATTGTTGCTTGGGGTTATGGCTGCACCATTGGCTCCGGTTCATGTTAACTGCAATGACCCTTTGCCTCATTTGAGCATCAAAGATACTCCCATT GAAACTTCCTCTGCTCAGTACATATTGCAGCAATACACGGCGGCTTCCGGCGGGCAGAAGTTGCAAAACTCGATTCGGAATGCCTACGCTACGGGGAAGCTTAAAATGGTAGCTTGTGAATACGAAACGGCAACGAGGACGGTTAAGAATCGCAACGGCTCTAAAGGCGCGGAGTCCGGCGGGTTTGTGCTTTGGCAAATGAATCCGGACATGTGGTATGTCGAACTTGCGGTCGGTGGTAGCAAGGTTCGTGCTGGATGTAATGGGAAGCTCGTGTGGCGGCATACGCCTTGGCTCGGTAGTCATACCGCGAAAGGACCTGTTCGACCGTTGCGTCGTGCGCTTCAGGGTCTTGATCCGAGGACTACGGCTGGTATGTTTGCTGATGCAAGATGCATAGGTGAGAAAAATGTTAACGGTGAAGATTGCTTCATCCTCAAGTTATGTACCGAGCCGCAAACGCTTAAGGCGAGGAGTGAAGGCCCGGCGGAGATCATTAGGCATGTTTTATTCGGTTACTTTAGTCAGAAGACTGGACTTCTTGTTCACATCGAAGATTCACATCTGACTCGTATTCAATCTAACGGCGGTGATGCTGTTTATTGGGAAACCACAATCGATTCATATCTGGATGATTACCGACCCGTTGAAGGTATCATGATAGCACATTCCGGTCGTTCTGTTGTTACACTTTTCAGGTTCGGGGAAGTCGCAATGAGCCATACTAAAACAAAGATGGAAGAAGCTTGGACGATCGAGGAGGTTGCCTTCAATGTACCAGGCATTTCGGTTGATTGTTTTATCCCACCAGGTGATTTGAAGTCCGGATCCATCGGTGAAACCTGCGAACTCCCTCAAGACGAAAAGGGAAAGACCGCGATCGTGTTAGCAGCACAACGTGCCAAGCTCGCCGCAGCTGGCAACACAATTTGGAAGATGGAAGTCTAA